The Microcystis aeruginosa NIES-843 sequence ACAATGGACATTGCTGCCTTAATAAAAATTATTATTTTCCTGTTAGTCTGGTTAATTCTCTGGCTGCCCATTGCCATTGTTTTAGGGAGTCGTTTGGGATGGCAACCGCTGCAAGGGACAAAACCTGACCAGAAATTGCCACTGGTGGCCTCTCTTTACGTCTTGGCTCCCTTAGTTATCTGGGGATTATTAAAGATAGAGGGGAGCAGCCTCCATAATTACGGATTAATTTGGTCATTTTCCCTATTTATCTCCCTAACTAAAGGATTAATCCTAGCAGTGGTGGGATTAGGGATAATTTTTTTCCTAGAGGGGATTTTGACATGGGTACATTGGCAGCCCAAAAACCTCACTCGCGCTTTTTTCTTGAGTTCACCCCTGTTGATAGTGGCCCTCTGGGTGGGTATTACCGAGGAATTAATCTTTCGGGGCATCTTTTTGAGCCAATTAAGCCAAGAATACGGTTTTTGGGTGGCGGGAGCCATTTCTAGCCTAATTTTTGCCCTGCTGCACCTGCTTTGGGAACGTCAGCAAACGCTGCCGCAACTACCCGGTTTATTTCTGATGGGGATGGTTCTGGTCTGGGCGCGGGCGATCGATCATGGTAGTTTAGGATTAGCTTGGGGACTTCATGGCGGTTGGGTATGGGGATTGGCCTTGCTAGACAGTGCCGAATTGATGTCTTACAGCGATTCTGGGTTAGCTTGGGTTAAAGGTATCTATAACCAACCTTTAGCGGGTTTAGCCGGCATTCTTTGCCTCTTGGGGACAGCTTGGGGGTTAAACTTGCTTCAGTAGCCAAAAGCCGGTAAAAGTGCGACCAGAATCATCCGGTTGTATGAGGAGAAAGTGTAAACCTTGGCCTTCCTCTTTGGTTGCTTGATAAGCATTGGCTGCCCGGGCCACTTCTTCATCTTCGTAGGTCAGGAAAATCCAACGCTCATTTAGACCCGATTCCAAGACTAAACCGCCCGATCGCCCCGTTTCTGTGGGAATATGATCGATAAATACTGGGTTAATTTCCTCTAACCAACGAGCGATCGCCAGAGATTTTTTACCACCGGTAATAACCACACTGGGGATCATTAAAGTGGAGGCTAAACCTAGTTTTAAAGGAGAAAAGGCCTCTGGTAGGGAAAGAATCGGTATTCGGCGATCGCCAAAAAAGTTAACTAAATCAACGGCGGGAAAACGAGCAAAACGCCACTCTTGACCTAAAAATTGGTCGGGTACGGGTTGTGGTGGAGGATAGTCGATATTTATGGGGATTTGCCGCAATTCTAGCTGTTTTTTCAGGGCGTTAACGTGACGGGTTAACTCGATTTTGATCTGTAAATTCTGACCAGCGAGGAGAAATAAATTGGCGCATTGGGGGCGAAAAACTTGGATAATTTCTGGGGGGGAGACTTGACAAGCTTGCTGTAACTGTTGGGTTAACCAGTCGCTATTAGCTTGGGATTGGGGACAGGAATTTTCATAGATAAGATGACCGAGAGGATCGGAAATTAACAATTGCCAGACTGTGCCAAGAGGGGAAGAAGATGAAGATTTATAAAAATCCGCTTGCCAAATAGTCATAATTCAGTAAAAAGTCACCAGTAAAAAGTCAAAAAATGGTCAGGAGTAGAGGTCAACTAAAAATTTTACCTTACCAAGACTTTTAAAATCTAGGAGCGAGACAAAAAAGGCTATATACTAGGGAAAGCTATAGCAAAAAATATCGAGACAATGGAAGAAAATTGGCTAGAAATTGGGACAATAGTAGCACCCCAGGGACTGGAGGGAGAATTGCGAGTTTTATCGGTATCAGATTTTCCCGAACGTTTTCAGAAGCGAGGGATGAGGGGAATACAAGGACCCCAGGGGGGAGAAATCCGAGAAATTACTCTGCTCAGGGGACGTGAGCTACCGGGCAAAAATGTTTATGTTATCAAGTTAGAGGGGGTTGAAAATCGGGAACAAGCCGAAGCTTTGCGCGGATATAAATTATGGGCGAATAAACTAGAAAAACCGCGCCTAAAAGCGGATGAATATCATGTTAGCGAGCTAGTGAACTTAGAGGTTTATCATCACCTTACAGGAGAAAAAATCGGGGTTGTGGTAGATATTTTCTGGGCGGGTAATGACATTTTAGCAGTGCAACTAGAAGCAAATCTCGCCTCTGTCAAGAAAAAAAGTCCATCCTCCGACTCAGAGGCCAGGGCCTTGGTCCCCTTCGTCAAAGAAATTGTTCCACTGGTGGATCTGAAAGCGGCACGCATCGAGATTGCGCCACCACCGGGGTTATTAGAGATCAATTTATCCTAGTGGGACTTAAACGATCAACAAGAGTATAATAGAGTATAATCGTTACAGAGTAAGCACTTGACGTTGAGAGAGCAGCGATGAAAGAGACAACCCCAGCCGCAATGCCCCCATGCTTTGACCGATGGTGTCGGCGGTTTGACAATTGCTTCAAAAACGAAGCGCAAAAAAACGGCTTCAGACAATATTTAGGAGGATTATTAGGGGAAAGTGAGAGGAAAAACCTCACTCAAATGGCCAATAATGCCGTCGGAGTAGTTTATAACCGATTACATCACTTTTTGACCGAATCGACTTGGTCAGACCGTAAGGTAAATGAATGTCGGTTGCAAGTGATGAACCAATGCCGCCAGACGGGAATCCCCCGAGGATTTGCGCTGATTGTCGATGACTCAGGACATCGAAAAAGCGGCAATCTGACCGCCGGAGTTGGGAGGCAGTACCTGGGAGAAATTGGCTCCCACAGACAAGGGAATAGTCACCGTCACTACCCATCTCTACGACGGGAAAAAAAGTTGGTAATGATTCGGTAGTAGTGGCGTAGCCCTCTTGCTTACCTGGTATGAATTGTGTAAAATATTTATTAATAAAAATAATTGCAACCCGCTCAGTCTTTAAACCTCTAGCTTGATCATGACTTTTCTAATAACTGGACTTCCCCGTTGACAAAAAGCCATAACCTATGCTGTAGGAGGGATTAAGAGAATTTCCAGCACCCCGTTACTGGGTACAAATCAGGGAAACTCCCAATAAATCTAACGCTTTTTGTTGCAGTTGAGTCGGTCGAGTTATCTTAGAAAAACGATAACTTCCCTCTCTAATCGTACATTCCACTGTATTCAAGCAAATTGTCCCCAGGTCTTCCAACAAAGTCCGAAAACTATGCACAGGAAAGTTCTCTTGATTCCGTTTTTTTCTTTCCTTAGATTGCACCGATTCACTGCGACTCGCTTTAATCACATTCAGAGAACCATCATCAATTTCTTCATCCTCAAATAACAAAGGAGCCAAAGACTGTTTTAAATGCCATTCCACATAATAAGCCAACATACATAAAAAGGCTCTTCGTTACCCTTTATGCTAAATCAACATACAAGATGCCAAGATAACATACTTCTAACCCAAAAATTCCGAAAGTTTCTCAAGCCATAGCCTCTCCGTTTTATTAGTTTAAGTTTATTGTTGATTCCCTCGACCACCCCATTCGTTGTCCTTCGCTCAAAATAACTAATGATTTCTCCAAACCAGTTTCGGATTGTTTGACAACTCTTGGTAAAAACAATGGAGGATTTTGCCAACCATTCCGAGATGGATAGCAGTCCCTCTGTCGGATTCTTTGAGGTTTCATAAATCTTTCTGAATTCTTCCTTTAATTCCTGCATCTTTTTCAAATTTGGGAATTTTTCTTTGATAGCTTCTAGTTTAATTTTTTGGGGTTCCGTTAAATCTTCTTCATTTTTTAACAGGCTATATTTACTTCGCTTTAAAACTTCTAGCTTCGCTTCTTTTTCCGCTTTCTGTTTTTTATTTTTCTGCGCTTCTACGGCTCTTTTTTCCGCTCTTCTCTGTTCGTCTAACTCTTGATTAATTTGTTTCATGACATGGAATCTATCGGCGACTACCTCGGCCGATGGCATCAATTCTTTCACCAAATTTTTATAGGGCAACCAAAGGTCTATGCTCACTTCTTCAATTTGCTCTAACACCTCTTTTCCCCACCCAGTAAGCGTTTCCCTCAACTCTTCTTGTGTTCGCTTCTCTAGAATAGCTATTAGTTTTCCCGTATCTAAATTTACTAAAACCGCACAGTAATTTTTTTGTCCTTTGACTAGAGCGATTTCATCAATTCCTAGTCTTTTTAATTCCGATAGGTCTGGCTCTGTAATTTCTTCGGCGATGTCCTCTATCATTCT is a genomic window containing:
- a CDS encoding CPBP family intramembrane glutamic endopeptidase; this encodes MDIAALIKIIIFLLVWLILWLPIAIVLGSRLGWQPLQGTKPDQKLPLVASLYVLAPLVIWGLLKIEGSSLHNYGLIWSFSLFISLTKGLILAVVGLGIIFFLEGILTWVHWQPKNLTRAFFLSSPLLIVALWVGITEELIFRGIFLSQLSQEYGFWVAGAISSLIFALLHLLWERQQTLPQLPGLFLMGMVLVWARAIDHGSLGLAWGLHGGWVWGLALLDSAELMSYSDSGLAWVKGIYNQPLAGLAGILCLLGTAWGLNLLQ
- a CDS encoding Tab2/Atab2 family RNA-binding protein, with protein sequence MTIWQADFYKSSSSSPLGTVWQLLISDPLGHLIYENSCPQSQANSDWLTQQLQQACQVSPPEIIQVFRPQCANLFLLAGQNLQIKIELTRHVNALKKQLELRQIPINIDYPPPQPVPDQFLGQEWRFARFPAVDLVNFFGDRRIPILSLPEAFSPLKLGLASTLMIPSVVITGGKKSLAIARWLEEINPVFIDHIPTETGRSGGLVLESGLNERWIFLTYEDEEVARAANAYQATKEEGQGLHFLLIQPDDSGRTFTGFWLLKQV
- the rimM gene encoding ribosome maturation factor RimM (Essential for efficient processing of 16S rRNA), with protein sequence MEENWLEIGTIVAPQGLEGELRVLSVSDFPERFQKRGMRGIQGPQGGEIREITLLRGRELPGKNVYVIKLEGVENREQAEALRGYKLWANKLEKPRLKADEYHVSELVNLEVYHHLTGEKIGVVVDIFWAGNDILAVQLEANLASVKKKSPSSDSEARALVPFVKEIVPLVDLKAARIEIAPPPGLLEINLS
- a CDS encoding ISL3-like element ISMae36 family transposase, which codes for MILDKFLNLKGTCIQGYLHLENIGIVCRIESKNQKATCPRCGLESDKLHQNHRHLVKDLPISGQPVYLQVNRRQFKCDNCQKPLSEELDFVAKKRTYTKRLAANILEQLKEGDILNVSRINDVTEEEIQRMIEDIAEEITEPDLSELKRLGIDEIALVKGQKNYCAVLVNLDTGKLIAILEKRTQEELRETLTGWGKEVLEQIEEVSIDLWLPYKNLVKELMPSAEVVADRFHVMKQINQELDEQRRAEKRAVEAQKNKKQKAEKEAKLEVLKRSKYSLLKNEEDLTEPQKIKLEAIKEKFPNLKKMQELKEEFRKIYETSKNPTEGLLSISEWLAKSSIVFTKSCQTIRNWFGEIISYFERRTTNGVVEGINNKLKLIKRRGYGLRNFRNFWVRSMLSWHLVC